GGTGAGCTCAGTTTTATTTTTGTAGTCGTTGATATCGTAATCACGTATTACGGATTCTTCAGGAGCTTCTCCTGGTTGTCCCGTTCTAAGAATTAACCTAATGTCATGGTTAGCCATGTCATTGCGAATGAATTTGATTAAGTCGAGCCCCGCATGATTATTCTCCATCACAACATCAATCAGTCCAACAGAGATTGAGTCTTGGTTTTCTAAGATCTCCATTGCTTGTTTTGCGGAATATGCATGATGGAATCGTAACGACTTTTCTTCAAACTTAAAGTCAGACAATACTAGTTTGGTAACCTGATGAATATCCTCTTCGTCATCGACGACTAACACATCCCAAAAAGCATGCTCTTCAGGTTGTGAAGCTTCTTCCCTTAGTTGCTCATTTGAAAAAAGAAAACTGCTCACACATGACTTACCTTTAACTGTTTATATTGTCAGTATAGTAAGGTCAATACGAGTTGCTTACTCTTGCATCGGCTTTTTTTCAATATTATTGAGTTCGATTTCTATTGCGTCACATGAAATATGGATCTCGTACAATGACAGCATAAGTGATCCTATGAGGCAACAAAGACTGACACCGAACAAAATGATGCCAAGTAAGTTAATATCAATAAAAAGTGCAAACATAGATAACGTACACAGAATAAAAGAAAACACTCCCCATACTTGCATGAGCCTGATGAGCTTAATACGTTTTTTTAAATTGTTTATTTGTTGCACAACTAAAGGGCGTAAGGTATCCCCCTCGCGGGCATTTAGTTCTCTAATTAATTGTGCAAGGACAAGAAAACGGTTCGTATAGGCCAGTAACAGCAATGAAATTGCGGGAAATAACAACCCAGGGGTGGTAAGCGTCATAGAGCTCTTCCAATTTACACACTACAATATTGTTTATGATAGCAAAATTAACATTGAGTGCGATGACTGAATTAGAACAATGGTGCTGTGTATTCAGCACAGACAATATGATTGAAGCCCACTTGGTGAATGGTCTATTACATCAGGCTCGCATTCAAACCAGTATGCAAGGGGAGGCATTGTCCTCTACGTTGGGAGAGCTGCCTTTTGCCGATAACACCATTAAGATCTTCGTTCCAGCGATAAAGTTGCCCCTTGGAGAAGAAATATTGGTAAACTATCGCCAGAAAAAATCAAAATTAGATTGGCAATGTCAGCATTGTAATGAACTCAATG
This genomic window from Pseudoalteromonas luteoviolacea contains:
- a CDS encoding putative signal transducing protein, which encodes MIAKLTLSAMTELEQWCCVFSTDNMIEAHLVNGLLHQARIQTSMQGEALSSTLGELPFADNTIKIFVPAIKLPLGEEILVNYRQKKSKLDWQCQHCNELNGSAFEYCWHCGTEYEQSK
- a CDS encoding DUF2721 domain-containing protein, which produces MTLTTPGLLFPAISLLLLAYTNRFLVLAQLIRELNAREGDTLRPLVVQQINNLKKRIKLIRLMQVWGVFSFILCTLSMFALFIDINLLGIILFGVSLCCLIGSLMLSLYEIHISCDAIEIELNNIEKKPMQE